In Alnus glutinosa chromosome 7, dhAlnGlut1.1, whole genome shotgun sequence, the sequence TAGTGTAGTCCATTATATGTTTCCGCTTTCTCTCTTTCgtaaatttttttgtctcttttctattatttccactatttttctctttagttttcCATCCTATTgtgttttctttcatggtatcataGATATAGGCTAACGCCAGTGTTCGATCCAATGCCCTTGTGAATTTTTCGTTTTCTCTTATGTTTGTTGCTTCTTTTATCTCTATgtttttcttatgctttctcttgttctttgtCTATGATTTCACCATGTTTTCTTTCTAAGGGTCCTGtgaattttttgttcttgttttgttttccacTCTTCTCCTTGATAGTCTGCAAATCTCATCAGCATAGAATCTGCATACTTgaatttcccaaaaaaaaaaaaaggggtcaaATCTCACTCTCCACGACAGCAGAACTTGTAGATTCATGGCAGAACCAAGGAAGGGCCTACAAACAAAACgtacaatttatatatttttacctTGAATGAgatgtttggtaagtaattgtacgtgtaatgaaatatttatttgaatagtagtaagaagtgattgatgtgatataaaattttagaatgttttatagaaagggttaaatatattttagcctcccaaactactacattttctccggatggccccccaaactatcaatgcttagattttggccccccaaattaccactttctgattttttggtcTCATCTGTCTATGcagtcaattctaacagaaattggccaaaaacccgaaaaatACCCATTCCTTAACCGagggaatttcaaagtgtaggagagGTACTTTCgaatttctgtttaaaattgacggcataaatgaacggatgaggccaaaaaatcagaaagtgatagtttgggggctagaatctaagcattggtagtttggggggccatccggagaaattgtggtagtttggggtgttaaaatgtatttaacctttatagaaaagtgaaaaagttttgttttgtattgggtttttttatttgaataataataaaaaaaaaaattattgatatgatgtaaaaagtgtaaaaaagtttaaatttttttatttaattttttttggaagaagtgaaaGGGGAATTGGAAATTTTACATTTTGTTGCCAAATAGCTCCCAAGTCTCCAGTCCAGTCCGATCCTTGACCAGTTCCTGCCCAATCCGATCAGCGCCCAGAGGCTCAACCCAGTCCGATCCACGCCAGCCCCACTGCATCCCCTGTGAGAAGGCAGTTCAGTTGCTAACTTCCAGCAAAGTCCTTTTGGTGGTCTTCGTTTGGATCATTGCACATGATAGGAGTACTGAGTATACGTGGGTAGAAGCCGAGATGGGTGATCTTCTTCAGTTCGTTTGGAAGGTTTGGATTTTCAAACTTTCTCTTTTAACTTCAGATCTCGTTGATTTGTTgtaagcaaaaaaataataataataaagaagtagaagaaaaaaaaaaaaaacaatcaaaagaGGCTAAATTGCCCATATTATTCTGGCCTTTTGTTGGCTCCTTATTTTGGTCATTGacccatctttcttttcttttggcatttgaggtattcTCTAAAACTCATGCCCATTTCAACCCCATTATTGACTcactttctttggcccatagttggcacattatattttggcatttgtgaAGTGATATTATGCCTTattcagcccatagttggcccattgATATTTAAGGCACATCTTCACCGACGCCAACTTCCTCCATTCACAGTTGACCTATTAATTTGATTTTCGCCCACAGTTGGCCTATTGATATTTAAGGCGCATCTTCACCGTCGCTGACTTCCTCCACTCATTGTCGTCGATCATTGTCAtctccaaaagaaaaagaagcatttATTGTAAACTCAAGCTTCCAGAATCTTCCACTTTGAGTTTgaagggggatgttagaatatatggaaaatatattatattttccaaatattccatatttggttgatattgtaatattctctatttatgggttaattgtaatcaaatcatgagGATTTGATTACATAtttgtatttactctaaaccctataaataaagacttttgtattgtaaacaatcaagcaataagagcataatgtagtcCATTATATGTTTCCGCTTTCtctcttcccctctctctctctctcttacgtAAAATTTCTTGCCTGTTTTCTATTATTTCCgctatttttctctttagtttttCATCCTATTGTGTTTGAGTTTTTGGAAATTATTTACGACCCCGTCATGCTTTTTGCGCTTTTTGACATTGAAATGCATGTTTCTCATTTGATGAAATTAAGGTCAATGCTCTGAATATTATAAATTTGGACCTCCATTGATATTCTCCGTCAAATAGATGACATAAACAagtaaaacaacataaaaatatagttatgtCTAGAGGTGAAAAGACGGTTGGTGAAATTTAATAACCGCCTCCGCAACCACCAGTGTTAACAATTAACCTACAACCACACCGTTAACCGCTTTTACTAGGTTGAGCCTGTTTTTTGGGTTAGAAGCTAGAGAGATAAACAAACCATAATGATTGGATTGGTCTTGTGAATCACTCACagtaggtgttttttttttttttttttttaaatagataacTCACGGTAGGTGTTAATTTGTTGTTTAGGCACTTTGATTTTGGTTGTTGACTAGCTTGATATGATTTTTGCTCTTACGTATACGCTGCtttccataacaacatgcaggatatattttctttattgctTTCCTTACCACATAAAGCAACAGAAGTTGCAGGTGTCGGCCTCATAAATAGCAGCCCTAAAATCGCATGTTTGGGGGATTCGACTGAAGGCGGACACTGCTCCATCTCTCTTgatctattttccttttgtaaaGATTGATCAACGActtcatcttttctttcttagctCGTACTTCTTATTCTCTGACGACTTTTGCTTTAGGCCGATTGTTCTTGCTGAGGCAGCAGACCACGTTGGAAGACGTAGAAGATGAACTAGTCCTACGAGGCCTTGTCCATGAATACGAAAGAATTTTATTCAACCCGTTCACGATCTGCTTGCATAGGTGGGCTGACGCCGCTTTCTCCATTAGCGATAGTGATTTGCGGTGGGAGCGCTTGAGAGAGACATAATGAGATTGAGATGTGTGCGGCGTTgggtaagaagaaaaaaataaggtggTGTAAATCCTAAACGTGAAACGACTTCGTTTAGTATATATAAAACTTTcatatgcatatgtatatatgtatttataatatatatagaggGTTACCGGTTATCGCGTTAATTTGTTACTTTAAATTGCTAACCGTCCCATATTAGgcagttattaattttttcaaaccgcttttaaaagcgatTTAACCGTCCgcctttttatttacttatttatttataactaagtACATACTTATGCAAATAACTCCAATTTAAGGTCTCTCAAAGCAATCTGAGATATGAGCACATGGCATCATCATCAAGATCTGACTTGCATGCTCTAGGGAAAAGTATTGGATATTTGTTATAGAAAAAATAGACGGTTGAGATTCAATTAAGTATATTTTAACTTAAACGCGTAAAAAAGtataaggaaaaattaaaattaaaattaaggccattgcaaagagagagagagagagctgtcaACGAAAGAAGAATTGGGTACTGGTTAGCTCAACCTTACCACACTGcctttctttacatttattcagAAAGGTGACGTGTCTGATGgctcacttttttctttttctttttctttttaattttatttttaagtttttgataGGATATCTACATACTGCAGAATTTACTAGTCTTTATGTGACTTCCGATCCTTTAGGTACTCGGCCCTTTTTGGTACttaacttcatttttaataggtgaggttCAACACATGTAATATTTAAGTGAAATGGGAAATAAATGAATGAGccaaaattttgaacttaagaTATTTGACTCTAATAcaatgttaaattaccatttatccAAAAAGCTTAAGCTACATTTGTGTGGTCCATGTAGCCCATTTTTGACCCCGTTTTGGCCAAAATAAGTTGAAGTCTAAATTCCGGCCAAACTAGCCAATGTCGGCCAGAGTTGCCGAAGTCTAAGTTCCAATCATAATAGTCAATATCAAATTCAAGCGATAGTAGGCCATTCTTCAGCCACTCGATATTCAAGATCAACGATCGCTAATAGATCGTTCATCTTGCAGAGAAATGTTAAGGATAGAAATCCGTTGTGATAGATGTTTATTTGAATTTCCTAAATCTAcagtaatcaaatcaaaaaaaatcCCTTGATTTAGAGAATTCAAATAAACATTTATCGCAACGAATTTTTATCCTTAACATTTTCTATCAAACAAAAGATGGCTTTTGGTACTTATTTTCAACACCAaatcaaaacactaaaaccaacttcaaactcaaagaaaatcaaccattgaaacTCTAACACACCCAATTGGCCAACCCCATCGACCCATAAGCTTAAACCACATAAatccaaaatcaaaacaatcaaCGTAAATTTCTCACCCTCCTGATCGTCAAAgccttcttttttattctacaaATAGCAAATAGAAAATACAGAATACATGctcataaacaaaaacaaacaaacaaaaaaaaaaacagcagaCATGCTTAGCAAATGTGGGAGAAGAGAGAACTTATACAATGTTCATCACGGGAGATGGAAAGTAATAGTATTGAATTATCTCATTTTCTCAACATCCACCACCTCCACAATGTATAAGTTCATCACAGGAGATGGAAAGTAATAGTACTGAATTATCTCATTTTCTCAACAACCACCACCTCCACAAACACTACTACCTCCGAAATTACTAGCTGCACAACCGCCACCTCCAAAATTACCAGCTGCACAaccgccaccgccaccgccaTAGAGAACTCCAACATAAGGACGACCACCTCCACCCCAAGCACGACCACTCCCACCTCCAGCGGTTTTGCAGCCGGCACCTCCAGCTGCAAAACCACTGCTGCGAGTTCGCGGAGGTGTTTCCGAGATACCATCAGCACAAGCAAAGATGAGCATTGATATAATTGAAGGGGACATGATAATCATGGCGAGCAAAAGTAGGCCACCTGAGCCCTCCAATGCAAAACCTGGATCATCAACATGGGCAGCACCAACTAGAGCACCAAAATCTCTCCCCATTTGTGGGATTACCTTCTCTTTCTAAGATTTTTAATAGCTAAATACCagtgtatatgtatatactcGAGTTTAAAAATGTCTACTGGATGAACGATAAGTGTGGTTGAAATTTCAAGCCAagttcttttaaatatatagcCACACGTACAACTTCTGATCATAATTAACTTTCCTTGAAATTTAATGACTTGAAACAGGTATGAGGTTTCCTTGATATTTTTTCGGTTTGATAGGGTCCATGTCCGTATCTCCACAACACATTCTTCATTGAAATTTTTATGTAAGATCGACAAGCTTAATTATGTGATAAAAATACTGGAAATGATTAATTTCTGCAGATATTAAtttctccacacacacacacacacacacatatataagatAGAGTAATATTTCTTGTacaatttttacataatttttgcacaactctaaagagcactcacaatggattatttatttgaaaaatgttagatttacaacactaacaaaacaagtgcacaacaacccctcacatgagggtgggccccacacaTTCACAGatctatctttattttattctttctttcacctcccttcttcattctttgagttttcttcttcattctttcagctttctttttctttcttccttatGCAATAAATGTTGACATTATTATATAAACGTAATTTACATGAAATTAAATGTTGTTGAAATACAATAAATATTCTTGAGAGTTGTTGAAATGTTGTTGCATAGAAAATTTATTGATATTAATGAAATCAAACCATATAAGCAAGCCAACCCCACATCTTCTATCTCTAAAAAAAACagacaataaaaaaatacgatagtgaaaaaagtaattaaaaataataaagaaagaatatagaattaagaatagataatcgaatGTATGGTGTcatttaaaactcattagctaaactagataaagtaagttttggttagctattttagatgAAATATACGCGATCCGCTATGAATGTTCTAACAacctttttttaagatcaaccattgaatatttagggtaCGTccacatgtaagaaaataaatctaatgattgatcataaaaaaaaaattaaaaaaaataaaataaaaaaaataataataataattaattaaaaaaaaaatttaaaaaaaaaaaaaaaagtagttagagttgtgtaagaagACCAAATAATGAAGTAAGTTAGAACCACGTGTACACATTAAACATGAATTTTCTCCTCTTCATAAACTCTCTCTAGCTCCCAATGCCGGTTAGAACCACGAGTACACATTATACATGAATTTTCTCCtcttcataaaatattttgtcttttcatatttgaatttgaaaatcgAGATGTGCATTATTCTTTAGTCTTTCTCTACCGACGTAAATTAGAAAGCCCTAACcttttaattagttttaaaaaGACCTAAAGAGTCTAATGCTTCTCgaatattgattattattttaaaatcttcTACAACtacaaatgaaaatttcaagatTTAGCATCTAATTGAATGTTTGATTCCCACGTTTCTGTCTTCCCGGTCGAAAGCTCCATGAATTCATCTGTTAGATCCAAACAAAAAGCTCCAAATTTGGTTTTCTTATTTCCTTTCGgttgttcttgagttttttttttttttggtgtgagtgcattagaaatttagaatcatgtaggtttttttttttttttttttttggtagaattACGTAAATGAGGGTAATTCtaaatatcatataaatgtttattaagtgtccattaaaaaataaggtggtttttaaaattactattgagcGTATGAttaatcaaatagtaattttcatcaaatgatgattttaaaaatcacctcatttttttatggacac encodes:
- the LOC133873218 gene encoding uncharacterized protein LOC133873218, producing MGRDFGALVGAAHVDDPGFALEGSGGLLLLAMIIMSPSIISMLIFACADGISETPPRTRSSGFAAGGAGCKTAGGGSGRAWGGGGRPYVGVLYGGGGGGCAAGNFGGGGCAASNFGGSSVCGGGGC